In the Gorilla gorilla gorilla isolate KB3781 chromosome 10, NHGRI_mGorGor1-v2.1_pri, whole genome shotgun sequence genome, one interval contains:
- the LOC109029045 gene encoding H/ACA ribonucleoprotein complex subunit 3-like — translation MFLQYYLSEQGDQVYTLEKFDPMGQQTCLAHPAQFSPDDKYSRHRITIKKRFKVLMTQQPRPVL, via the coding sequence ATGTTTCTTCAGTATTACCTCAGTGAGCAGGGAGATCAGGTCTATACGCTGGAGAAATTTGACCCGATGGGACAACAGACCTGCTTAGCCCATCCTGCTCAGTTCTCCCCAGATGACAAATACTCCCGACACCGAATCACCATCAAGAAACGTTTCAAGGTGCTCATGACCCAGCAACCACGCCCTGTCCTCTGA